A single Bacillus sp. HMF5848 DNA region contains:
- a CDS encoding M20/M25/M40 family metallo-hydrolase, whose amino-acid sequence MTKWQTKEQMVDLLHTLVQYNSVTGSYEEVVLPEYLFYQLLEIPYFQQNPNHVQLHPLADGRQFLTALVKNEPTVADTVILLSHFDVVGIEDYGEWKNLAFDTVELTKQFYQHIDKLPDHVKEDLKDEWLFGRGSLDMKAGLTVQLSMIEKACNGEFNGNVLLVTVPDEEMYSAGMVAAVPVLLDLAERWSLQYKMCINSEPMFARYPQDDTHYIYTGSIGKILAGFLSYGTETHVGEPFGGISANYMISEVNRHIELNTEFCETIAKEVTPPPVNLYLKDLKTDYSVQTPHAAAALYNIMMMEKNLPTLINDLKKVAIEASSNISNFYKEKLQERANIFSSIKVFTFSELYDLAVAEHGEQEVLRGQHLIKANHENISDNEMTIKFAEYIASLCHEYAPMLVVFLAAPYYPAVCSSNDSLVKGTLNEIKTYARDTYNIHFVENKYFNGLSDLSFININVSNDEWRMLSKNMPYNNNVTEKVFKLPTIKTPVMNVGPFGRDPHKWTERIHCGYSFETYPDILHYTIKKVIG is encoded by the coding sequence ATGACGAAGTGGCAAACTAAAGAACAAATGGTAGACTTATTGCATACACTCGTACAATACAACAGTGTGACAGGTAGCTATGAAGAGGTTGTGCTCCCAGAATATTTATTTTACCAATTATTAGAAATACCATATTTTCAACAAAACCCTAATCATGTCCAGCTTCATCCATTAGCAGACGGACGGCAATTCTTAACGGCGCTTGTTAAGAATGAGCCAACGGTCGCTGACACTGTAATTTTGTTAAGTCATTTCGATGTAGTGGGTATAGAAGATTATGGGGAGTGGAAAAATCTTGCATTTGATACGGTTGAATTAACAAAACAATTTTATCAACACATAGATAAGTTACCTGACCATGTGAAAGAGGATTTAAAGGATGAGTGGCTATTCGGTAGAGGTAGTTTAGACATGAAAGCAGGCTTAACCGTTCAGCTTTCAATGATAGAGAAAGCATGTAACGGAGAGTTTAATGGCAATGTGCTGCTCGTAACGGTCCCTGACGAAGAGATGTATTCAGCAGGCATGGTAGCAGCTGTTCCGGTGCTTCTTGACTTAGCCGAAAGATGGTCACTGCAATACAAAATGTGCATAAATTCAGAACCTATGTTTGCAAGATATCCACAAGATGATACTCATTATATTTATACCGGTTCAATTGGTAAGATTCTAGCGGGGTTTTTAAGTTACGGAACAGAAACGCATGTAGGTGAGCCGTTCGGGGGTATAAGTGCAAATTATATGATTTCTGAAGTAAATAGACATATTGAGCTTAATACAGAGTTCTGTGAAACAATTGCTAAGGAGGTTACACCACCACCAGTTAACTTATATTTAAAAGATTTAAAAACAGATTATTCAGTACAAACTCCTCATGCTGCAGCAGCACTTTATAATATAATGATGATGGAAAAGAACTTACCCACTCTTATTAATGACTTGAAAAAAGTTGCAATAGAGGCTAGTTCAAATATAAGCAATTTTTATAAGGAGAAACTACAGGAGCGAGCAAACATCTTTTCTTCAATTAAAGTATTTACGTTTTCGGAATTGTATGATTTAGCTGTTGCAGAGCATGGTGAGCAGGAAGTGTTACGAGGACAGCATTTAATTAAAGCTAATCATGAAAATATATCTGATAATGAAATGACAATTAAGTTTGCTGAGTATATAGCATCACTTTGTCATGAGTATGCACCAATGCTTGTTGTATTTCTAGCTGCGCCATATTATCCTGCGGTTTGTTCAAGTAACGACTCTTTAGTTAAGGGGACATTAAACGAAATAAAAACTTACGCTAGAGACACTTATAATATTCATTTTGTTGAAAATAAATACTTCAATGGATTATCGGATTTAAGCTTTATAAATATTAATGTATCAAATGATGAGTGGCGCATGCTCTCAAAGAATATGCCATATAATAATAATGTAACCGAGAAGGTTTTTAAATTACCTACCATTAAAACACCGGTCATGAATGTAGGTCCTTTTGGGAGAGACCCACATAAATGGACAGAAAGAATTCATTGCGGTTACTCGTTTGAGACTTATCCGGATATTTTGCATTACACAATTAAAAAAGTGATCGGATAA
- a CDS encoding VOC family protein, which yields MYHKKPAMFVNHISLNVSNLNNSVNYYTHIIGLKLLNTDHTNATLSADGSLPIVTLRQQDNIRPKQPNTTGLYHFALLVPSREDLANVVQHLRQLNIPFGSSDHLVSEAIYISDPDGNGIEIYADRSESTWRWHNGEVEMAVDPLDIKDLLNATKHQDWYGIAEKTIIGHIHLHVSDLKIAEQFYCSILEFEVVNRYGNQALFISSENYHHHIGLNTWNGEGAPQPKENSVGLHSFILFVPEETKQKSMIKKLKENGISFEDINEQLIIKDPFNNTIIIRS from the coding sequence ATGTATCATAAAAAGCCAGCGATGTTTGTCAATCACATTAGTCTAAACGTTAGTAACCTTAATAACTCTGTAAATTATTATACCCATATTATTGGGTTGAAGCTACTTAACACCGACCATACTAATGCCACTTTGTCTGCTGACGGCTCTCTTCCTATTGTAACGTTACGTCAACAAGATAATATTCGACCAAAGCAACCTAACACAACCGGTTTATATCATTTTGCTCTATTAGTACCATCTAGGGAGGATCTTGCTAATGTCGTACAACACCTTCGTCAGTTAAATATTCCTTTTGGTTCTTCCGATCATCTTGTTAGTGAAGCTATATACATATCGGATCCGGATGGGAATGGCATTGAAATCTATGCCGATCGTTCTGAATCAACATGGCGCTGGCATAACGGAGAAGTTGAAATGGCTGTAGACCCTCTTGATATCAAAGATCTTTTAAATGCAACAAAACATCAAGACTGGTATGGCATCGCAGAAAAAACAATAATAGGCCATATTCATTTACATGTATCAGATTTAAAAATAGCTGAGCAATTTTACTGTAGCATTCTCGAATTTGAAGTTGTCAATCGATACGGAAATCAAGCTTTATTTATATCTTCTGAAAACTATCATCATCATATCGGCTTAAATACATGGAATGGTGAAGGAGCTCCTCAACCTAAAGAAAATAGTGTCGGTTTACATTCATTCATATTATTTGTCCCTGAAGAAACAAAACAAAAAAGCATGATTAAAAAATTAAAAGAAAATGGTATTTCATTTGAAGACATTAATGAGCAACTTATTATTAAAGATCCTTTTAATAATACGATTATCATTAGGTCATAA
- the namA gene encoding NADPH dehydrogenase NamA, which translates to MKSILFSSYTIKNVELKNRIVMGPMCMYSSHNEDGMVEDWHMTHYVSRAVGGVGLVMIEATAVTAQGRISPQDLGIWNDTQIEGLHKLVQQLHNNGAKTAIQLAHAGRKANVDGTIIAPSAIGFSDAYKTPSAMTIEDIKETVEAFKVAAERSKQAGFDIIELHGAHGYLINQFLSPLSNNRDDQYGGSAENRYRFLREIIEAVNEVWDGPLFVRVSATDHHPDGLTVEDYVTFCTWMKEQGVDLIDVSSGALVPAKIDVYPGYQITLAEKIRNESQIATGAVGLITTGIQAEEIVHNNRADLVFVARELLRDPYWPRTAAKELGVKIAPPIQYERGWV; encoded by the coding sequence ATGAAATCTATTTTATTTTCAAGTTATACAATAAAAAATGTTGAACTAAAAAACCGTATCGTTATGGGACCGATGTGTATGTATTCGTCACATAACGAAGATGGGATGGTAGAAGATTGGCATATGACTCACTATGTAAGCCGCGCAGTTGGTGGGGTTGGACTTGTTATGATAGAGGCCACAGCTGTTACAGCACAAGGACGTATTTCCCCGCAAGACTTAGGCATTTGGAATGATACCCAAATCGAAGGTTTGCATAAGCTAGTACAGCAGTTACATAACAACGGGGCAAAAACAGCCATTCAATTAGCGCATGCTGGGAGAAAAGCAAATGTAGACGGCACTATCATTGCACCTTCTGCAATAGGGTTTAGTGATGCTTACAAAACACCTTCTGCTATGACAATAGAAGACATTAAAGAAACAGTTGAAGCATTTAAGGTAGCAGCTGAGCGCTCCAAGCAAGCCGGCTTTGATATAATAGAATTGCATGGGGCACATGGATATTTAATAAACCAGTTCTTATCACCGCTATCTAATAATCGTGACGATCAATATGGTGGATCTGCAGAAAATCGTTATCGTTTTCTTCGAGAAATTATAGAGGCTGTTAATGAAGTGTGGGATGGTCCGTTATTCGTTCGTGTTTCTGCTACAGATCACCACCCTGATGGATTAACAGTCGAAGATTACGTAACGTTTTGCACATGGATGAAAGAACAAGGGGTTGACTTGATTGATGTTAGTTCAGGCGCTTTAGTGCCGGCCAAAATTGATGTATACCCAGGATATCAAATTACGTTAGCAGAGAAGATTCGCAATGAATCCCAAATTGCTACTGGTGCTGTTGGTTTAATTACAACGGGGATTCAGGCTGAAGAAATAGTCCACAATAATCGCGCTGATTTGGTTTTCGTAGCAAGAGAATTATTACGAGATCCTTACTGGCCTAGAACTGCCGCTAAAGAGCTAGGCGTTAAAATTGCACCACCTATACAATATGAACGAGGCTGGGTTTAA
- the rnz gene encoding ribonuclease Z — MELIFLGTGAGVPGKQRNVSAIALSMLQERGAVWLFDCGEATQHQILHTNIRPRRIEHIYITHLHGDHIFGLPGLLGSRSFQGGNTPLTVFGPEGIKSFIETSLAVSQTHLQYELHVKEIEEGIIYEDSGFKVEAIRLQHGIPSFGYRVIEKDLPGELLVDKLKELGIPPGPMYQKIKNGSTVEWQGAVLRNEDFLSAAKKGRIVALAGDTRYCDASVRLGREADVLVHEATFAEDKAEIAYNYFHTTAKQAAAIALEAQAKRLIMTHISSRYQPAEEEQLLIEAKEIFKNTSMAKDFYKTEIPKR; from the coding sequence TTGGAGTTAATATTTCTTGGGACAGGAGCTGGAGTACCAGGAAAGCAGCGAAACGTATCAGCGATTGCGTTATCCATGCTTCAAGAGCGCGGTGCTGTATGGCTGTTTGATTGCGGGGAGGCAACACAGCATCAAATATTACATACCAACATCCGTCCTAGACGAATTGAACATATTTATATAACGCATCTTCATGGTGATCATATTTTTGGACTACCAGGGCTGCTTGGTAGCCGTTCCTTTCAAGGTGGTAATACACCATTAACAGTATTTGGGCCAGAAGGCATTAAATCGTTTATTGAAACTTCTTTAGCAGTCAGTCAAACACATTTGCAATATGAGTTACATGTGAAGGAAATTGAAGAAGGAATTATTTATGAAGACTCTGGATTTAAAGTTGAAGCTATTCGACTTCAGCATGGTATACCGTCGTTTGGGTATCGTGTAATTGAAAAGGATTTACCGGGAGAATTGTTAGTTGATAAATTAAAAGAACTAGGGATACCACCAGGGCCGATGTATCAGAAAATAAAAAACGGTAGCACTGTTGAATGGCAGGGAGCTGTGTTACGTAACGAGGATTTTTTATCAGCTGCAAAAAAGGGTCGGATTGTTGCATTAGCTGGCGATACAAGATATTGCGATGCCTCAGTTAGGTTGGGGAGAGAAGCTGATGTGTTAGTACATGAAGCGACCTTCGCAGAAGATAAGGCTGAAATTGCATATAATTATTTTCATACAACAGCAAAACAAGCTGCGGCGATAGCTTTAGAGGCACAAGCTAAAAGACTAATCATGACGCATATCAGTTCACGATATCAACCTGCCGAAGAGGAACAGCTTTTAATAGAAGCAAAAGAAATCTTTAAAAATACAAGCATGGCAAAGGATTTTTATAAAACAGAGATTCCAAAAAGGTAA
- a CDS encoding HAD family hydrolase, producing the protein MENIQVIIFDLDGTLYEDTHHFDFYAQRIKEYLPDEKQSVFEQDYEAAVNGKHTLAIGMVYDAQEDLILRQNKGYVIEAYSWDGSSLSESDVVSKYGEKIVFDRERMFNVGDLWWIPNAIGRHYGLGREETYEAFLKTREYMMTPEFVMKENKEFVSTLEKLSQTKKLVLLTNSPQPDSEVIVSKLGLSDVFDHKIFNGKKPVHTLQHFKAIQEKYSIDYTNILSVGDNYINEILPARELGCPTILIDSHQIGEDDHADYIVSNIAEATKILQTLI; encoded by the coding sequence ATGGAGAATATCCAAGTTATTATTTTTGATTTAGATGGTACATTGTATGAAGACACACATCACTTCGATTTTTATGCACAGCGTATTAAAGAGTACCTTCCAGATGAAAAGCAGAGTGTTTTCGAACAAGATTATGAAGCAGCTGTGAATGGTAAACATACGTTAGCAATTGGGATGGTGTACGATGCTCAGGAAGATTTAATATTACGCCAAAATAAAGGCTATGTTATAGAAGCATATTCATGGGACGGCTCCTCACTATCTGAGTCTGATGTTGTAAGTAAATATGGTGAGAAAATCGTATTTGATAGAGAGCGTATGTTTAACGTAGGGGATTTATGGTGGATACCAAATGCAATTGGACGCCACTATGGTTTAGGTAGAGAAGAAACTTATGAAGCATTTTTAAAAACACGGGAATATATGATGACGCCAGAATTTGTTATGAAGGAAAATAAAGAATTTGTTTCCACTTTAGAAAAACTTAGTCAAACTAAAAAGCTTGTTTTGTTAACAAATAGTCCTCAGCCTGACAGTGAAGTTATTGTCTCTAAATTAGGACTTTCCGATGTATTCGATCACAAGATTTTCAATGGCAAAAAGCCGGTACATACGCTACAGCACTTTAAAGCTATTCAAGAAAAATATAGTATTGACTATACCAATATCTTGAGTGTTGGTGACAATTATATTAATGAAATTTTACCTGCCCGTGAATTAGGTTGCCCGACTATTCTAATTGATTCGCATCAAATCGGCGAAGACGACCATGCTGATTATATAGTTTCAAATATTGCAGAAGCAACAAAGATTCTGCAAACACTTATATAA
- a CDS encoding MFS transporter, translating into MNVFSFFTNITHYNNALKKILIWNMILCLSLGIHLVLYNIYLEHILGDSVLIGKILGLNFLAQAIIYIPAGILADKLGAKNSVLLGLSLLTVAFIGNLTATTDSLLAFWGFVIGLGHAATIVMFVPLLTAYSTPEERNSLYTFAFSTGTFFTFVGTLLGGIISDLIRKTFYVSESISIQSTLSITIILLIVSTIPLIMIKDSTLIKQAAQSSNLITKQPQAVFSTIIKFSVSKALNGISLGVLAPFINLFFLYRFDLSTSKISFILASGTLATVLFMSYTPTLTKKWGDISAVSLYHIGSVPVVIALGLTGNIWIAIICFILFRSTKFAINPVESKIMMESVPANAKGITNSVGFMVNSLIISLVGPFAMYIVQLHGNWTGYLILCIVSGLGSILGAVFFYYAFRRKEYHYTRHDVTTTT; encoded by the coding sequence TTGAATGTATTCAGTTTTTTTACTAACATAACACATTATAATAATGCCTTGAAAAAAATATTAATTTGGAACATGATTTTATGTTTGAGTTTAGGTATTCACCTCGTACTTTACAACATTTATTTAGAGCACATCCTTGGAGATTCTGTATTAATAGGAAAGATTTTAGGACTAAATTTTCTTGCTCAGGCAATCATTTACATCCCTGCTGGCATATTAGCAGACAAACTAGGAGCAAAAAATAGTGTGTTGTTAGGACTTAGCCTACTTACAGTAGCATTTATTGGTAACTTAACTGCAACAACAGACAGCTTATTGGCCTTTTGGGGCTTTGTTATAGGTTTAGGGCACGCTGCAACAATTGTCATGTTTGTGCCACTGTTAACGGCATATTCAACACCAGAGGAGCGAAATAGTTTATATACATTTGCATTCAGTACAGGTACTTTTTTCACTTTTGTCGGAACACTTCTTGGAGGAATTATTTCTGACTTAATTCGCAAAACATTTTATGTCTCTGAGTCAATAAGTATTCAAAGTACCCTAAGCATAACAATCATTTTATTAATTGTTAGTACTATACCGTTGATTATGATCAAAGATTCGACTCTTATCAAACAAGCAGCACAATCCTCTAACTTAATAACAAAACAACCACAAGCGGTCTTTTCTACCATTATAAAATTTTCTGTATCAAAAGCATTAAACGGAATAAGTCTAGGGGTGTTGGCACCATTTATTAACCTATTTTTCTTGTATAGGTTTGATTTATCTACTTCTAAAATCAGCTTCATATTAGCAAGTGGAACTTTAGCTACAGTGCTTTTTATGAGTTATACACCTACGCTTACAAAGAAATGGGGCGATATATCAGCTGTATCGCTATACCACATCGGATCTGTTCCTGTTGTTATTGCTTTAGGATTAACAGGAAACATTTGGATCGCAATTATCTGTTTCATATTATTCCGTTCTACTAAATTTGCAATAAATCCAGTTGAATCAAAGATCATGATGGAAAGTGTTCCAGCTAACGCTAAAGGAATTACTAACAGTGTTGGATTTATGGTCAATTCTCTCATTATTAGTCTTGTAGGACCTTTTGCTATGTATATTGTTCAATTACATGGAAACTGGACGGGTTATTTAATACTCTGTATAGTCTCAGGCTTAGGGTCAATATTAGGGGCTGTATTCTTTTATTATGCTTTTAGGAGAAAAGAATACCACTATACTAGGCATGACGTAACAACCACAACTTAA
- the pflA gene encoding pyruvate formate-lyase-activating protein produces the protein MLGRIHSVETCGTVDGPGIRYIVFTQGCPLRCIYCHNADTWERNGGNEMSIDDILDDVAKYESYIKFSNGGITVSGGEPLLQPEFVYELFKACKERGIHTALDTSGSVHPKILDDILSVTDLVLLDIKHIDADKHKELTGLSNNNTLKFAKLLNEKNIPVWIRHVLVPGYTNNEKDLSALGEFLSTLSNIEKLEVLPYHKMGEYKWEALGFENKLTEVVPPSKAEVERAYEILTTR, from the coding sequence ATGTTAGGAAGAATCCATTCCGTCGAAACATGCGGAACGGTTGATGGACCGGGCATTCGATATATTGTATTTACACAGGGGTGCCCACTCCGCTGTATATATTGCCATAATGCCGATACGTGGGAACGTAATGGTGGAAACGAAATGTCTATTGACGATATATTAGATGATGTTGCAAAATACGAATCTTATATTAAATTTTCCAACGGTGGTATTACTGTGAGTGGGGGAGAACCTCTTCTTCAACCAGAGTTTGTCTATGAATTATTTAAAGCTTGTAAAGAACGTGGTATTCATACGGCACTTGATACGAGTGGAAGTGTCCACCCGAAAATACTGGATGATATATTGTCCGTGACAGACCTTGTTTTACTAGATATTAAGCATATTGATGCTGACAAACATAAAGAATTAACAGGGCTATCAAACAACAATACTCTTAAGTTTGCAAAGCTTCTTAATGAGAAGAATATCCCAGTCTGGATCCGTCATGTTCTTGTCCCAGGCTATACAAATAATGAAAAAGACTTATCTGCTTTAGGAGAGTTCCTGTCAACACTATCAAATATCGAAAAACTTGAGGTTCTTCCTTATCATAAGATGGGTGAGTACAAGTGGGAAGCGTTAGGCTTTGAAAATAAACTAACTGAAGTAGTACCACCATCAAAAGCAGAAGTGGAACGAGCGTACGAAATTCTTACAACAAGATAA
- the pflB gene encoding formate C-acetyltransferase, producing MTIEKNETKNPWQGFKTGVWQSRVDVRDFIVNNWTVYEGNEEFLAAPTEATTKLWEQVMELTKQERENGDVLDVDTETPSTITSHGAGYLNETLEKVVGVQTDAPFKRSIQPYGGIRMVKDACDAYGFKLSPQVEKIFTDYRKTHNQGVFDAYTPEIKMARKAGIVTGLPDAYGRGRIIGDYRRVALYGVDKLIADKKEQLKLMEGQPMSEEVIRLREELSEQTRALAELKQMGAAYGYDISKPATTAQEAVQWLYFGYLAAIKEQNGAAMSLGRVSTFLDIYFERDIKNGVITEEEAQEIVDHFIMKLRIVKFLRTPEYNELFSGDPTWVTESIAGMSNDGRPLVTKTSFRFLHTLDNLGPAPEPNLTILWSTKLPEGFKKYCSKMSIKSSSIQYENDDLMRPEYGDDYGIACCVSAMRIGKQMQFFGARANLAKALLYAINGGVDEKLKVQVAPTYQPITSEYLDYNEVMEKYDVMLEWIAGVYMNALNIIHYMHDKYSYERIEMALHDKDVVRTMACGIAGLSVVADSLSAIKYGKVKTIRDENGLAVDFEIEGDFPKYGNNDDRVDQIAVDLVETFMNKIRKHKTYRNAIPTQSILTITSNVVYGKKTGNTPDGRKAGEPFAPGANPMHGRDTKGALASVSSVAKLPYEHSLDGISLTHSMVPGALGKDEDTRINNLVAILDGYASQTGHHINVNVFEREMLMDAMEHPEKYPQLTIRVSGYAVNFVKLTREQQIDVINRTFHESM from the coding sequence ATGACAATTGAAAAAAACGAAACTAAAAATCCGTGGCAAGGCTTTAAAACTGGTGTATGGCAATCTCGTGTTGATGTTCGTGATTTCATCGTAAACAACTGGACAGTATATGAGGGTAATGAAGAATTTTTAGCTGCTCCAACTGAAGCAACAACAAAGCTTTGGGAGCAAGTAATGGAACTAACAAAGCAAGAGCGCGAAAATGGTGATGTTCTTGACGTTGATACAGAAACTCCATCCACCATTACTTCACATGGAGCTGGATACTTAAATGAAACATTAGAAAAAGTTGTAGGTGTTCAAACTGACGCACCTTTCAAACGTTCTATCCAACCGTACGGCGGAATTAGAATGGTTAAAGATGCTTGTGATGCATATGGCTTCAAGTTGAGCCCACAAGTAGAAAAAATCTTTACAGATTATCGTAAAACACACAACCAAGGTGTATTCGATGCTTACACACCTGAAATCAAAATGGCACGTAAAGCAGGGATCGTAACAGGTCTTCCAGATGCATATGGTCGTGGTCGTATTATCGGTGACTACCGTCGTGTTGCTCTTTATGGTGTTGATAAATTAATAGCTGATAAAAAAGAGCAGTTAAAATTAATGGAAGGCCAACCGATGTCTGAAGAAGTTATCCGTCTTCGCGAAGAACTTTCAGAACAAACACGCGCATTAGCAGAATTAAAGCAAATGGGTGCAGCATATGGCTATGATATTTCTAAGCCTGCTACAACAGCTCAAGAAGCAGTGCAGTGGTTATACTTTGGTTACTTAGCTGCTATTAAAGAGCAAAACGGTGCTGCGATGAGTTTAGGTCGCGTATCTACTTTCTTAGATATCTACTTCGAGCGCGACATTAAGAATGGCGTGATCACAGAGGAAGAAGCACAAGAAATCGTTGATCACTTCATTATGAAGTTACGTATTGTAAAGTTCTTACGTACTCCTGAATACAATGAATTATTTAGCGGAGATCCAACTTGGGTAACTGAATCAATTGCTGGTATGTCAAATGACGGACGTCCGTTAGTAACAAAAACATCGTTCCGCTTCTTGCATACACTTGATAACTTAGGACCGGCACCAGAGCCAAACTTAACAATTTTATGGTCAACAAAGCTTCCTGAGGGCTTCAAAAAGTATTGTTCGAAAATGAGTATTAAATCAAGCTCTATTCAATATGAAAATGATGACCTAATGCGTCCAGAGTATGGCGATGACTATGGTATCGCATGTTGTGTTTCTGCAATGCGCATTGGTAAGCAAATGCAGTTCTTCGGTGCTCGTGCCAACCTTGCAAAAGCATTATTATATGCTATCAACGGTGGTGTAGATGAGAAGTTAAAGGTACAAGTAGCGCCAACGTATCAACCAATCACTTCTGAATATCTTGATTATAATGAAGTAATGGAAAAATATGATGTTATGTTAGAGTGGATTGCTGGTGTATATATGAATGCTCTTAACATCATTCATTACATGCATGATAAATACAGCTATGAAAGAATTGAAATGGCATTGCACGATAAAGATGTAGTTCGTACAATGGCTTGCGGTATCGCTGGTTTATCGGTTGTGGCTGACTCATTAAGTGCGATTAAATACGGGAAAGTAAAAACAATCCGTGATGAAAACGGCTTAGCAGTTGACTTCGAAATCGAAGGGGACTTCCCTAAATACGGTAACAACGATGATCGTGTAGACCAAATTGCTGTAGACTTAGTTGAAACATTCATGAATAAGATTCGTAAGCATAAAACATACCGTAATGCGATTCCTACTCAATCAATCTTAACTATCACTTCAAACGTAGTGTATGGTAAGAAGACAGGTAACACTCCTGATGGACGTAAAGCAGGCGAACCATTTGCACCAGGTGCAAACCCAATGCATGGTCGTGACACAAAAGGTGCTTTAGCATCTGTAAGCTCAGTTGCTAAATTACCATATGAGCATTCTTTAGATGGTATTTCATTAACACACTCAATGGTACCAGGTGCTCTTGGAAAAGACGAAGATACACGCATAAACAATCTTGTAGCAATCCTTGATGGATATGCATCACAAACAGGTCACCACATTAACGTTAACGTGTTCGAGCGCGAAATGTTAATGGATGCTATGGAGCACCCAGAAAAGTATCCTCAGCTTACAATTCGTGTATCTGGATACGCTGTTAACTTTGTTAAATTAACTCGTGAACAACAGATTGATGTAATCAACAGAACATTCCATGAAAGTATGTGA